From the genome of Sphingobacterium kitahiroshimense, one region includes:
- a CDS encoding sensor histidine kinase has product MSKIKIIQAVAITSFVVLILLQLRLISSVYKIEQLEFLKNEKAEIKLAYEESIINDKLYPGGQAIIDSILVPQYETLLKLYHEDPKLFRRKLQDLGNEILVELKKKADFEVQFHNIIRNLKLDLTEYDYALYLDKLALTFDGKIYYSLFEVNSTDQDGLIDGNFDVVRPQNIVSAITVTLPSNNSSLIAFKLYASKHNQVKNIVLAIAPLLLLSSSSIVVIVFLFFITMRNWVRQKKLNEISADFFNHVTHEFKTPLTTIQVSVKNLKADLEDKKWEGGYRSVDVITRQTQRLDKLINQALEVSAFDPQAAQFQKHLLVKDLNDIILDSQIKWKKEATVVLNFEPHTVDLYVYYDHFMLTTLITNLVENGLKYNVSEHKRVQVNVLYISPKSLMIEIGDNGFGIDKQDRSRIFNKFQRGRQIRSSTGLGLGLYFVYNIVAVHKWKLDLETFQDQGTIFRIIIPISK; this is encoded by the coding sequence ATGAGTAAAATTAAGATCATTCAAGCAGTAGCCATTACCAGCTTTGTGGTCTTAATTTTACTTCAATTGAGACTGATATCGAGCGTTTATAAAATTGAACAGCTTGAGTTCTTGAAAAATGAAAAGGCAGAGATCAAATTAGCATATGAGGAATCTATCATCAATGACAAGTTGTATCCAGGGGGGCAGGCAATTATTGATTCGATCTTGGTACCACAGTATGAAACATTACTAAAGCTGTATCATGAAGACCCAAAGCTTTTTCGCCGTAAATTACAAGATCTGGGAAATGAAATTTTGGTAGAATTAAAAAAGAAAGCAGATTTTGAGGTTCAGTTTCACAATATCATTCGAAATCTAAAACTGGACTTGACTGAGTATGATTATGCTTTGTATTTGGATAAGCTTGCGCTAACGTTTGACGGTAAAATCTATTACTCATTGTTTGAAGTTAATTCGACAGATCAAGATGGATTAATCGATGGAAATTTTGATGTCGTTCGTCCTCAAAATATTGTATCTGCCATTACGGTTACACTTCCTTCCAATAATTCTAGCTTAATTGCCTTTAAGTTATATGCTAGTAAGCACAATCAGGTAAAAAATATAGTTTTGGCTATTGCTCCATTGCTACTTTTGTCTAGCAGTAGTATTGTCGTTATTGTTTTTTTATTTTTCATCACCATGAGGAATTGGGTAAGACAAAAAAAATTGAATGAGATTTCAGCCGATTTTTTTAATCATGTGACGCATGAATTTAAGACACCCTTAACAACCATACAGGTCTCTGTCAAAAATTTAAAAGCAGACCTGGAAGATAAAAAATGGGAAGGTGGTTACAGAAGTGTGGATGTCATCACTAGGCAGACCCAAAGATTAGATAAACTGATCAATCAAGCATTGGAGGTGTCAGCTTTTGATCCACAGGCTGCACAATTTCAAAAACATCTTTTAGTAAAAGATCTCAATGATATTATTCTTGATAGTCAAATTAAATGGAAAAAAGAAGCAACTGTAGTATTGAATTTTGAACCTCATACAGTTGATTTATATGTTTATTACGATCATTTTATGTTAACCACTTTAATCACTAATTTAGTTGAAAATGGATTGAAATACAACGTAAGCGAACACAAGAGAGTGCAAGTAAATGTTTTATATATTTCCCCAAAATCGTTAATGATTGAAATTGGCGACAATGGATTTGGAATTGATAAACAGGATCGAAGTCGCATATTTAATAAGTTCCAAAGAGGTCGGCAGATCAGATCCTCAACAGGATTAGGCTTGGGTTTATATTTTGTTTATAATATTGTTGCGGTACATAAATGGAAACTCGACCTGGAGACTTTTCAAGATCAGGGGACTATTTTTAGAATAATAATTCCAATTAGTAAATAG
- a CDS encoding response regulator transcription factor has translation MEGKILLIEDDADLGVEVQWYLERSGFHVQLVDDGDKALMLSKKQNFDLLLVDVQLPSFDGFELVKRIKVLKPEFRFLFLTARNAKESCIAGLKLGAEDYVTKPFDTEELLWRMNNILARGKEKKIEELQIADVVLYCSAMEVRVNGGKTLRLTAREFEVWKYLLQNLDRVLTREEILNKLWGESDYFMGRSLDVFISRIRKVLLNSNQLKIETIYKVGFITRLIRN, from the coding sequence ATGGAAGGAAAAATATTACTTATAGAAGATGATGCAGATCTTGGAGTAGAGGTACAATGGTATCTGGAAAGAAGTGGGTTTCATGTACAGCTAGTCGATGATGGGGATAAAGCTTTAATGTTGAGTAAAAAACAAAATTTCGATTTATTGCTAGTCGATGTTCAACTGCCATCATTTGATGGTTTTGAATTGGTGAAGCGGATAAAGGTTTTGAAACCTGAATTTCGTTTCTTGTTTTTAACAGCACGCAATGCAAAGGAAAGCTGTATTGCAGGACTCAAGCTAGGAGCAGAAGATTACGTCACCAAACCATTTGATACGGAAGAGCTCTTATGGCGCATGAACAATATTTTAGCGCGTGGCAAAGAGAAAAAGATAGAAGAACTACAAATTGCAGATGTTGTTTTGTATTGCAGTGCTATGGAAGTACGTGTTAATGGAGGGAAAACATTACGTTTGACTGCACGTGAATTTGAAGTGTGGAAATATCTATTGCAAAATTTAGATCGCGTACTGACCAGAGAAGAAATACTCAATAAACTATGGGGGGAAAGTGACTATTTTATGGGACGCAGTCTAGATGTCTTTATTTCTAGAATACGGAAAGTGCTCTTAAATTCTAATCAATTAAAAATTGAAACAATCTACAAAGTTGGCTTTATCACCCGTTTGATCAGGAATTAA
- a CDS encoding discoidin domain-containing protein — translation MNKLTRSRRLLLFVGMLLSFSACQKTEVKHYELLPPETEPEMDITIYGKLTVNHENSGGSGAGEGSPKVVDDDYSTKFLINPYVNDLFLQLTFPGGIAVTSYVLASANDAPGRDPKNWDLVGSNDGETWTTLESKSGYTFPDRNYKVRFDISNTTKYKFYRLNIKEIAGGTGLFQMAEWRLISDPQKSANQ, via the coding sequence ATGAACAAACTAACCAGATCTAGGCGACTATTGCTTTTCGTGGGCATGCTGTTGTCTTTTAGTGCTTGTCAAAAAACAGAAGTCAAGCATTATGAATTATTACCCCCAGAAACTGAGCCAGAAATGGACATCACGATTTATGGTAAACTCACTGTTAACCATGAAAATAGTGGCGGTTCAGGCGCTGGTGAGGGCTCTCCCAAAGTGGTCGATGACGACTATTCAACCAAATTTCTAATTAATCCCTATGTGAATGATCTTTTTTTACAATTAACTTTTCCCGGCGGAATTGCCGTAACTTCTTATGTATTAGCCTCTGCCAATGATGCTCCTGGACGAGACCCTAAAAATTGGGATCTAGTTGGCTCCAACGATGGAGAAACCTGGACGACATTGGAAAGTAAGAGCGGGTACACTTTCCCAGATAGAAATTATAAGGTGCGTTTTGACATCTCCAATACAACCAAATATAAGTTTTACAGACTGAATATCAAGGAAATTGCTGGAGGAACAGGTCTGTTTCAAATGGCAGAATGGCGATTGATCTCAGATCCTCAAAAAAGTGCTAATCAATAA